The Nostoc cf. commune SO-36 genomic sequence CTATTGCTCGGTGGGCTGTTCCTAGCTAATATTGCGTATTACGAGGCGTACACCGTTGAGAATATCATCAAACCCCTCGCAACCATCGGCATTGGATGGTTGGCGTATTTACTAATTTTTAAACATTCAGTACTCAAGCTACCGCGTGTCCTTGAACAATTTGATCATTTGATCGGTGTCATGAGTCTGATTTTAATCCTATTGTTCTGGAAGGGATTTGCATGGTTGGGTATTTAAATCTAATATTGCGACTGACTATCTGGTTTTTGCTCACTGCCGATTTCAGTGTGGCAAATATCATCATTGGCATCAGCATCGCACTTCTATTACCGGGTGGTCGCACAGCTAAACAATCATTAAAAGATTGGCTGCGTGTGCTGGGTGAAATTATAGTAGCGATTCCACAGGCGTATATGGAGGCATTTCAAATCATCCTCCGCCCCCATAAATACGAAGAGATAACGATGGAACGAGCCAAACCAGGACGTACACCAGGGCTTGTATTCCTAGATATATTTCTAATTACCTTTACACCAAAGACCATTGTTTTGAAATACCACGAAGCAGGCTGGTACGAAGTACATTGGGTGCGACGGAGGAGAAAAGTATGATGCTGAATCTAGTATTGATTGCCATGATTCTGGCAATGCTCATCCCCATGTATGAGGCATGGCAAGATGATGATATTTGGCAAAAAATGCTCGCATTTGCCAGTGTTGCCACCAAAACTTCAATCATGATCCTGGTGGTATCCGTCTTCCGTGATGATTGGATGATTGGTGTTGTCGGGGTGATCATCCTAAGTGTGGGAAATGCTGGTTTAATGTTGCTGGCTCATGTTATTAAACGAATGAATGAAGTATGATTGACTTTTTCAGCTATATATGCATAAGTTTAGGACTTTTCTTCTGGTTTTGGGGAACCTTTCCTCTGTTGGGCAAGCGATCGCTATTATTCAAACTCCATAGTCTTTCGGTTGCAGACACCCTTGGCTCGATGAGTATCATCATCGGGCTGCTCTTAAAAATTCCCAGTGAATGGCCGCTACTCATTCTCGCTCTCATCTCCTTGGCCATCTGGAATACAGTGCTGGGGTATGTATTGGCTTACTGTTCTAGTAGTGAGGGGAACTATGAATGATAGCTATATCTATATCATCATCGCCCTGTTGCCGTTGGCTGCGTGTATGGTGGTATTTCAGGTCAATCCATACCATGCGCTGGTAATTCGCGGCATATTAGGAGCGGTGTCGGCAATGGTATATGCGGTTTTGGGAGCGCCAGATGTTGCCTTGACCGAAGCCTTGGTGGGTACTATGCTGGCAATTACCCTTTACGCGGTGGCAGTGCGTTCATCCTTAGTAATGCGTCTTGGCTTGGTCAAAGACGAGGCAGATGACGAACAGCATTTTGGGCAACTGATGGATGACTTACGCACAATTTTTCGTAAACGCCAGATGCGTCTAGAACTTGTTCCCTACCCAAATACCCAAGCTTTGGAACGGGCGCTGATGGATAAAGAAGTTCATGCAACTTGTGTCAGACGAGAACAAGACCAGGCAACTAGTGAGGACGAAAAACAGTTTTATCACACCGCCATTAGGGTGAAACGCATCTATGAGATTATGCAAACTGAACTTACATCACCAGCGACAATCCTGAGTTATGTAAGTACACCACCTGAAGGGGAGAAGCATAAATGAAATGGATCTACATTGCAGCAGGGATAGCGCTGTTTGTAAAAATGCTCGTCTTGCCGAATTCAGCGCCAGTCGTACCGGATTTCTCGATCGTTGAATCGATTGTTAAAGATGGTGGCATACCCAATGCGGTAACAGTGATCATTCTCAGGAATCGTTTGTATGACACGATCTTTGAGGTGGTGGTATTTACGATCGCAATTATGGGAGTTAATTTTCTGCTAGCGAATGAACAGCCGTCCTGCGCGATCTATCGTTTCACAGATCAACCATCCATTGTGCTGGCGCGTTTGGGAGCAACTATTTCCGCGTTGGTAAGTATCGAACTAGCTATTAGGGGGCATCTCAGCCCTGGCGGTGGTTTTGCGGCTGGAGTCGCAGGCGGAACTGCGATCGGGTTGATTGCCATTACCTCTTCACCGGAGTGGATGCAAGAAATCTACCAGCGCTACCACGCCGCTACATGGGAGAAAGTTTCGGTTCTTGTTTTCATTGTACTGGCGGCAATAACTCTGGCTGGAGTTGAGTTACCGCATGGGGAAATGGGCGCACTTTTGAGTGGGGGGATTGTCCCCTTACTGAATATTCTGGTTGCAGTCAAAGTTGCGTTGGGTTCGTGGGCGGTGGTTTTGGTTTTTATTCGTTATCGGGGATTGTTGTAAAATCTCTTATTTTTTCTCAGCGCTCTCTGTGCCTCTGTGGTTTAAAATAATTTTTTGAACCACAGAGGCGCAGAGGACACAGAGTAAAGAGCTTAAAGAGGAATTTATTTTTTGTACCTTATCTTTGTGGGAACTGCTATATCCCAAATTAGGCAATTCGAGTTACTTGCTGATTCACGCGGGGACGGCCAAAGCGTTCCCAAGCACTCCCTCCGCGCAGAAACAACTCTAAAAAACGCAATGGTTCTCCCGAATCGCCTCTTGACCAACCGGAACTACCAGGAGCAAAGGCTAAAGTCCCTTCAGATACTTTGAAGCTGCCATCAGAATACACTGCATCACTCACTACATCTCCAATTCGGATCACAATCTTGGTTTGAGGTTCCAAGTTAAGTGTATGTGCCGCAATAGTTGTTTTAATGTTGCCATAGCCATCAATCCAGGCAATTCGATCTGGTGGAACATCTGGGATTTGCTCACTTTTGAGGCTATCTCCCAGAAGGCTAAAATCTTCATTCATAATGGCAGCCGCAGCCGGAGGAAAGACATCCCGTGAGCGAAACTGCGAACCACCACGAGAAACGTTGACCACTCGCAGATCCTTTGTATAGTCTTTGATAAAGGAGAGCGTGTAGCCTGCATTTACACCCACTACTTTTACACCATTGGATAAAAGAGCATAAGTTAGTCCTTCACCTTCATTGTCTCGACGGGCTTCAGGATCATCCTGACGAGGCGCACAGTTATGATAAATTAGGCGATCGCTAGGGCCTGGGTTGAGTCCTAATTGGGCAATCCAGAATCCCGTTGCCAAGGTACTGAATGCTGGAACCGAAAGCAAATGAATTTGGGCATCGGGAGAAGCCATCAGCAAACGTTGTGTGACTTCTGTAAATGCCGGATCTCCTGTACCGTAGTCTGCAATGACGTCAGATAAACATTCTGCTCCTCCTTCTGATGGGTGTAATTTGCAATCAATGGTTAGACAATGGTTAGCCTTCAAAAGCTCCACTGAACCTGCCTCATCAGCAGTCTACGTGTGATCTCAACTATATGCAAGATTTCTAGATAACATTGAGCGCAATTTTTCAGCCAAAAAATACTGGAACTACACAACTTAGATTAATTACATCAGTCATCATGTGATTACAGGTTTAAATAAGCAGTTGTCTGCTCATTTCACTCCTATTAATAACGTTAAAGTCTTAGTCAACGCAATGAAAACTATCAGTTCACTTTTTAGCGAAGAACGCAACCAACTCCAGACAGATATTGACAATACAACCAACATTGAGGAGATAGTTAAGTTGGTTCAGAATCGACTTGATAATCTCGAAAGAATTTACATTGAAAAACTTAATCTGGCTCAAATTCGTCTGGCTTCCTTTTTCCTAGATACGCTACGGCAATCCATCGCTACTCTTGCTGCGGCTAACTATTCTCAAATTGTTCCAACAGAGCAAAAGCAATTTACTAACCCTACAAAGCTTTTTTCCAGCAGATTAATCCTAAAACTGCTGAAAGGACTAATTTATATAGGTATCTTAGGTTCGTTGTTCTCTTTAACTAAAACTACCCCAGGTGCATGGATGGCTATCTTACTAACATCTCTACTTCTAGGGGTAGAAGTTGTGCTTCAACTTGAGTTAAAAAGCCAGCAAAATTCTATGTCTTCAGGACTATTGGAATTACCTAAACATCTGCTTCGGGTTGATAGCAATGTATTTTTAGATCATCTTGGCGATGCTCTCAACACTATCGACCTGGCAGTAGCTAGAGTAGAAGAATGGAATAAACATGAAGGCGACTTAGCAATAGAAGAACTGCCAGAGCTATTAAATTTTCTGCAAAGGCTGATGGGCGCATCAAAACTTGATAAACCCCAAATGGCTTATGAACTTGCAAAACTTCTACCACAAATTTTAATGTCTCAGGGAATTAACGCTCAAATTTACCGACCAAATGACCCGCACAGCGATCGCAATTATTTTGACTTTGAGCCAAGTATCGACCCCGATACCAAAGATCATGTGACTCTAACTCCTGCTTTGTTGAAAGGCGATCGCTTGATTAGGCGCGGTAGGGTAATTGAGCCAGCATATTCCTCTGCTAGAGAATAATAGACAATAAGGGTATGGAAATTTTAGAAACAATCGGTTTTGATTTGGGGCACGGTGAAACAGCTGTAGCTAAAGCGATAGTGGAAAGCATCGACCCCCCCCAGATGCTGGAGATTAACAACAAGAAGAACCAAATTACAGCCCTTGGTTGGCATCCTAAACTCGGTTATCTTGTGGGAGAACAAGCATTAATTCAAGCTGGCGTTACCCAACTGACAATTTCATTCAAGCAAAAACCCAACAACGATCCAAAATATCGGGAAACAATTAGCACTTTTGTAGCAACCTACTACCGACTTTTGAAAGAAAGTAAACAACTCGAAGGTGGGGAAGGTAGCTATTTTTACGTAGGTTGCCCTTCAGGATGGTCAGTTAGCGATCGCACCGAATACCAAAAGCTACTTCAAGAAGCTGGTATTCCCCAACTAAATGTTGTACCCGAATCGCGCGCTGCCTTCATGCAAGCCAAAGAAGCCGGGAAACTGGAGTATGACAAACTTGTTGCATCGGTGCTAATTGTCGATATTGGTTCTTCAACCACAGATTTTACTCTGGTTAAGAGCTTAGAAGAGATACCCATAGATTTTGGAAGTAATACTTTAGGTGCATCTCTAATTGACAAAGCTATTTTTGCCCGGACTCTCGCCAACCACGAGCAAAAAGCATTACTCGAA encodes the following:
- a CDS encoding DUF4040 domain-containing protein — translated: MNDSYIYIIIALLPLAACMVVFQVNPYHALVIRGILGAVSAMVYAVLGAPDVALTEALVGTMLAITLYAVAVRSSLVMRLGLVKDEADDEQHFGQLMDDLRTIFRKRQMRLELVPYPNTQALERALMDKEVHATCVRREQDQATSEDEKQFYHTAIRVKRIYEIMQTELTSPATILSYVSTPPEGEKHK
- a CDS encoding Na(+)/H(+) antiporter subunit B is translated as MKWIYIAAGIALFVKMLVLPNSAPVVPDFSIVESIVKDGGIPNAVTVIILRNRLYDTIFEVVVFTIAIMGVNFLLANEQPSCAIYRFTDQPSIVLARLGATISALVSIELAIRGHLSPGGGFAAGVAGGTAIGLIAITSSPEWMQEIYQRYHAATWEKVSVLVFIVLAAITLAGVELPHGEMGALLSGGIVPLLNILVAVKVALGSWAVVLVFIRYRGLL
- a CDS encoding SAM hydrolase/SAM-dependent halogenase family protein, whose amino-acid sequence is MDCKLHPSEGGAECLSDVIADYGTGDPAFTEVTQRLLMASPDAQIHLLSVPAFSTLATGFWIAQLGLNPGPSDRLIYHNCAPRQDDPEARRDNEGEGLTYALLSNGVKVVGVNAGYTLSFIKDYTKDLRVVNVSRGGSQFRSRDVFPPAAAAIMNEDFSLLGDSLKSEQIPDVPPDRIAWIDGYGNIKTTIAAHTLNLEPQTKIVIRIGDVVSDAVYSDGSFKVSEGTLAFAPGSSGWSRGDSGEPLRFLELFLRGGSAWERFGRPRVNQQVTRIA
- a CDS encoding monovalent cation/H(+) antiporter subunit G, producing the protein MIDFFSYICISLGLFFWFWGTFPLLGKRSLLFKLHSLSVADTLGSMSIIIGLLLKIPSEWPLLILALISLAIWNTVLGYVLAYCSSSEGNYE
- a CDS encoding Na+/H+ antiporter subunit E, whose product is MVGYLNLILRLTIWFLLTADFSVANIIIGISIALLLPGGRTAKQSLKDWLRVLGEIIVAIPQAYMEAFQIILRPHKYEEITMERAKPGRTPGLVFLDIFLITFTPKTIVLKYHEAGWYEVHWVRRRRKV